Proteins encoded by one window of Candidatus Stoquefichus sp. SB1:
- the cls gene encoding cardiolipin synthase, whose protein sequence is MKLLKIFLSRIFIFGLLIFLQIVWIILITRSVLSNFHWLNPALKILSMLVVLWLVNKDENSSYKISWIILILVFPVFGGLLYLMIGNKQPSHRIRRKLQPVLDDIEKVTLMPQVDMQNDNQDDGVTYLKDIGYGLYPYTTSRYYSLGDYCYADLLRDIRNAKHYIFMEYFIVARGLMFETILKLLKQKVDEGVEVRFIYDDVGSLTTVPYHFEKKLAELGIKCVVFNPFVPLVSIAMNHRDHRKICIIDGYIGYSGGFNLADEYLNAKMRFGHWKDTGIRLMGDGVWNLTTMFLSIWNAYCPTDDDYTKFYPQFERMNEVPDGFVIAYGDSPLDEERTGENIYLNMIHRAQHEILIMTPYFIIDETMMKALILARKKGVVVKIITPGVPDKKNVYRVTRSYYYSLIQEGIEFYEYQPGFLHAKMVLCDQRIATVGTINFDYRSLYLHFECNVLLTQKETILAISQDFKETLALSQKIDQKHSRRFRGLYEAILRLFAPLM, encoded by the coding sequence ATGAAACTACTCAAAATCTTTTTAAGTCGTATTTTTATATTTGGATTACTTATTTTTTTACAAATTGTCTGGATTATTTTAATAACAAGATCTGTCTTATCTAACTTTCATTGGTTAAATCCTGCTCTGAAAATATTAAGTATGCTGGTGGTTTTATGGTTAGTCAATAAAGATGAAAATTCTTCTTATAAGATTTCATGGATTATCCTCATTTTGGTTTTTCCTGTTTTTGGAGGACTTTTATATTTAATGATTGGAAATAAGCAGCCATCACATCGTATTCGTAGAAAATTACAGCCTGTATTAGATGATATTGAAAAGGTTACGTTGATGCCTCAAGTTGATATGCAAAATGATAATCAGGATGATGGTGTAACATATTTAAAAGATATAGGCTATGGGCTATATCCTTATACGACTTCCCGTTATTATTCATTGGGTGATTATTGTTATGCAGATTTATTAAGAGATATTAGAAATGCAAAGCATTATATTTTTATGGAATATTTTATTGTAGCTAGAGGATTAATGTTTGAAACAATACTAAAGCTTTTAAAACAAAAAGTAGATGAAGGTGTTGAAGTCAGATTTATTTATGATGATGTTGGTAGTTTAACAACTGTTCCTTATCATTTTGAAAAAAAACTTGCTGAATTAGGAATTAAATGTGTTGTCTTTAATCCATTTGTTCCACTTGTATCAATTGCAATGAATCACCGTGATCATCGTAAAATTTGTATTATTGATGGATATATTGGTTATAGTGGTGGTTTTAATTTGGCAGATGAATATTTAAATGCGAAAATGCGTTTTGGACATTGGAAGGATACAGGCATTCGTTTAATGGGTGATGGCGTTTGGAATTTAACAACAATGTTTTTATCAATATGGAATGCCTATTGCCCAACAGATGATGATTATACAAAGTTTTATCCTCAATTTGAAAGAATGAATGAAGTACCAGATGGATTTGTGATTGCCTATGGAGATTCACCATTAGATGAAGAGAGAACAGGTGAAAATATCTATTTAAATATGATTCATCGTGCCCAACATGAAATCTTAATTATGACACCTTATTTTATTATTGATGAAACAATGATGAAAGCTTTAATCTTAGCTCGAAAAAAAGGGGTTGTTGTGAAAATTATTACACCTGGTGTTCCTGATAAAAAGAATGTCTATCGTGTGACACGCTCCTATTACTATTCGCTGATTCAAGAAGGGATTGAATTTTATGAATATCAGCCAGGTTTCTTGCACGCTAAAATGGTACTTTGTGATCAACGTATTGCTACAGTAGGGACAATCAATTTTGATTATCGAAGTCTGTATTTACATTTTGAATGTAATGTTCTTTTAACCCAAAAAGAAACGATTTTAGCGATATCTCAGGATTTTAAGGAAACACTAGCATTAAGTCAAAAAATAGATCAAAAACATAGTCGTAGATTTAGAGGATTATATGAAGCTATTTTGCGATTATTTGCACCTTTGATGTAA
- the argS gene encoding arginine--tRNA ligase — translation MAVNKIELSLKKVLQKAIIDLKYVEDYNLEQIVIEIPKDKAHGDYSSNIAMQLTKILKRNPREIATQIIEAIDKEAGNIDHVEIAGPGFINLFLKKDAMTSILKEVLEEQDHYGESDFGQGIKYNIEFVSANPTGDLHLGHAKGAAVGDSICRIMSAAGYDVTKEYYINDAGNQITNLALSLYARYLQALGQDKELPEDGYYGKDIIEIAQNIKQEFGDRFANVSEKEAIAYFRKIGTEHELQKIKDILKEFRVVHDVWFSETSLYDENKIEPTIQRLKDQGYTYEAEGALWFKSTEFGDDKDRVLIKSDGSYTYLTPDIAYHLNKLDRGYEYLVDLLGADHHGYINRMKAAIQALGYNADQLNIDIMQMVRMVENGEVVKMSKRTGNAVTIKDLIDDIGVDASRYFFVSKAASSPFDFDLGLAKSKSNDNPVYYAQYAHARMCSIEKQAANAGISMVDHFELLVHNKEIELVKHINEFRNEIIECAKQRAPHKIANYIQRLAQLFHSFYNDCYVIDENNKELSSQRLALVKASQITLKNALNLIGVSAPEKM, via the coding sequence ATGGCTGTTAATAAAATAGAACTTTCTTTAAAGAAGGTCTTACAAAAGGCAATTATAGATTTAAAATATGTAGAAGATTATAATCTTGAACAAATAGTCATTGAAATCCCAAAAGATAAAGCTCATGGTGATTATTCAAGTAATATTGCAATGCAATTAACAAAAATTCTGAAAAGAAATCCAAGAGAAATTGCAACACAAATTATTGAAGCTATTGATAAAGAAGCGGGAAATATTGATCATGTAGAGATTGCGGGACCAGGATTTATTAATTTGTTTTTGAAAAAAGATGCAATGACATCTATTTTAAAAGAGGTTTTAGAAGAACAGGATCATTATGGTGAAAGTGATTTTGGTCAGGGAATCAAATATAACATTGAATTTGTTTCAGCAAATCCAACTGGTGATCTACACTTAGGACATGCAAAAGGGGCTGCTGTTGGTGATAGTATATGTCGTATTATGAGTGCAGCTGGTTATGATGTCACAAAAGAATATTATATTAATGATGCTGGAAATCAAATTACGAATTTAGCATTATCATTGTATGCGAGATATTTACAGGCGTTAGGACAAGATAAAGAACTTCCTGAAGATGGTTATTATGGAAAAGATATTATTGAAATTGCGCAAAATATTAAGCAGGAATTTGGTGATCGATTTGCTAATGTATCAGAAAAAGAAGCCATTGCTTATTTTAGAAAAATTGGAACAGAACATGAACTTCAAAAAATTAAAGATATTTTAAAAGAATTTAGAGTTGTTCATGATGTTTGGTTTAGTGAAACATCTTTATATGATGAAAATAAGATTGAACCAACAATTCAAAGATTAAAAGATCAAGGTTATACTTATGAGGCTGAAGGAGCTTTATGGTTTAAATCAACTGAATTTGGTGATGATAAAGATCGTGTTCTCATTAAATCTGATGGAAGTTATACATATTTAACACCTGATATTGCATATCATTTAAATAAGTTAGATCGTGGATATGAATATTTGGTTGATTTACTTGGTGCTGATCATCATGGATATATTAATCGTATGAAAGCTGCTATTCAAGCTTTAGGATATAATGCAGATCAATTAAATATTGATATTATGCAAATGGTCAGAATGGTGGAAAATGGCGAAGTTGTCAAGATGAGTAAGCGTACGGGAAATGCTGTTACGATTAAAGATTTAATTGATGATATTGGAGTAGATGCATCACGTTATTTCTTTGTTTCAAAAGCAGCAAGTTCACCATTTGATTTTGATTTAGGATTAGCAAAATCTAAGTCTAACGATAATCCTGTCTATTATGCACAATATGCGCATGCCAGAATGTGTTCAATTGAAAAACAGGCAGCCAATGCAGGTATTTCTATGGTGGATCATTTTGAATTATTGGTGCATAATAAAGAAATTGAATTGGTTAAGCATATTAATGAGTTCAGAAATGAAATTATTGAATGTGCAAAACAAAGAGCACCTCATAAAATTGCTAATTATATTCAAAGACTTGCTCAATTATTCCATTCGTTCTATAATGATTGTTATGTTATAGATGAAAACAATAAAGAATTATCTTCACAAAGATTAGCTTTAGTCAAAGCCAGTCAAATAACTTTAAAAAATGCATTAAATTTAATTGGTGTGAGTGCACCTGAAAAAATGTAG
- the rpoE gene encoding DNA-directed RNA polymerase subunit delta, protein MIDYKQSSMVDIAFDLMKKKKKPVDFYKLWQEVSEIKGFTNEEKDDNESLFYTNITLDGRLITVGENRWDLRSRHKFDEVHIDMNDIYADEEEEAPEEEEDDGLVEDDYN, encoded by the coding sequence ATGATTGATTATAAACAAAGTTCAATGGTAGATATTGCATTTGATTTAATGAAGAAAAAGAAAAAACCTGTTGATTTCTATAAATTATGGCAGGAAGTTTCAGAAATCAAAGGATTTACAAATGAGGAAAAAGATGATAACGAATCATTATTTTATACAAATATTACTTTAGATGGTCGTTTAATTACAGTTGGTGAAAATCGCTGGGATTTAAGAAGTCGTCATAAGTTTGATGAAGTTCATATTGATATGAATGATATTTATGCTGATGAAGAGGAAGAAGCTCCTGAAGAAGAGGAAGATGACGGATTAGTAGAAGATGATTACAATTAG
- a CDS encoding APC family permease — protein MKKNKHEKYSLLTAITMIVGTCIGSGIFFKSDNILMATQGSILLGVLLFILAAIAIIFGSLTIGELAARTQKAGGLVTYAQEFVNDQTACGFGWFLTLIYYPTITVVVSWVIGIYVDILFHMQATLEEQLFIGLIFLTICFFYNIFLPRFGAIFQDISTFVKMLPLLMLGILGILFGDPVAGLNDVSPVAIMSSGWLMALGPIAYSYDGWIVATSIAHEVKDSSSTMPKALTIAPLLILSIYILYFVGISSYVGVEQVILLGDAHVGYGASHLLGNTFAKLIIVFVIISVMGTVNGLVTGYMRMPYSLALRKGMIPFSDILKKVHSQLDIPIYSALVAFLICLFWLVVHYICTKFSLLTNSDVSEIAISIAYVLYIVLYYQVFKLYLKGEIKSIFKGVICPAFATLGSFIILSGGLQNKYIIYYVFFCGGIYGLSQVYMKRHQK, from the coding sequence ATGAAGAAAAATAAGCATGAAAAGTATAGTTTACTAACAGCTATAACGATGATTGTTGGAACATGTATTGGCTCGGGTATCTTTTTTAAGAGTGATAATATTTTAATGGCTACTCAAGGGAGTATTCTCTTGGGTGTTTTGTTGTTTATTTTGGCAGCTATAGCCATTATTTTTGGGAGTTTAACGATTGGTGAATTAGCCGCAAGAACACAAAAAGCTGGGGGACTTGTCACATATGCCCAAGAATTTGTGAATGATCAAACAGCTTGTGGTTTTGGTTGGTTTTTAACATTGATTTATTATCCTACCATTACGGTGGTTGTTTCTTGGGTGATAGGAATATATGTTGATATTTTATTTCATATGCAGGCGACTTTAGAAGAACAATTATTTATTGGATTGATTTTTTTGACTATTTGTTTTTTCTATAATATTTTCTTGCCTCGTTTTGGAGCTATTTTTCAAGATATATCAACATTTGTAAAAATGTTGCCATTATTAATGTTAGGTATTTTAGGGATTTTATTTGGTGATCCAGTGGCTGGACTTAATGATGTTTCACCTGTTGCTATCATGAGTTCTGGCTGGTTAATGGCTTTAGGACCAATTGCTTATTCTTATGATGGCTGGATTGTTGCGACATCGATTGCCCACGAAGTGAAAGATTCTTCTTCGACAATGCCAAAAGCACTAACGATTGCCCCATTGTTGATTTTAAGTATCTATATTCTTTATTTTGTTGGAATATCAAGTTATGTTGGTGTTGAACAGGTTATTTTGTTAGGTGATGCACATGTAGGCTACGGGGCAAGTCATCTTTTAGGAAATACGTTTGCTAAGTTGATTATTGTCTTTGTGATTATTTCAGTTATGGGAACAGTGAATGGCTTGGTTACAGGATATATGCGTATGCCATATTCTTTAGCTTTAAGAAAAGGGATGATTCCTTTTTCAGATATTTTAAAAAAGGTTCATTCCCAATTAGATATTCCTATTTATTCTGCTTTAGTTGCATTTTTGATATGTCTTTTTTGGTTAGTTGTACACTACATTTGTACAAAATTTTCATTATTAACTAATAGTGATGTTTCAGAAATTGCTATTTCTATTGCTTATGTTTTATATATTGTTTTATATTATCAGGTTTTTAAATTATATCTAAAGGGAGAAATAAAAAGCATTTTTAAGGGTGTAATTTGTCCTGCTTTTGCA